Proteins from one Ahaetulla prasina isolate Xishuangbanna chromosome 2, ASM2864084v1, whole genome shotgun sequence genomic window:
- the LOC131192136 gene encoding sterol O-acyltransferase 2-like yields MDPKEMSTGGMRQRSSQEQARGEEETQLLNGEAEDLEKITAHIQWKRHLEVMKAKVLEEVHNQLSDLLDKTLEEAAHSRPQQLSVVPARKQSREKGQLLKKKVFVPQRSLFDTLLEMEHFRTIHHIFVALFCIFVLKQIIVDSIDEGRLVLDFELIITAFRQLPTAFFAWLCMFLYTLFVPYQALQIWSGCLKMTRFPNLLTVTLVLLVLLCHAAVLGFFPIYVAVYCNLGIVSRNIVLFEQVRFLVKSYSFLRESMPPLLHARDQIGKISPPEFSTYLYFLFCPTLIYRKSYPRDPYIRWSYVIQKLVEFLAGIYIINLFMKCYFIPNFSNMHKQPFTIKILLLSIFDSVIPGILILLMIFYFFLDCWQNIFAEILRFADRSFYKDWWNSTSFSKFFRSWNGIVHDWLYCYIYQDFLWLIGGRARGGAMLIAFLSSAVFHEYMVTLTFGFFYPVLFVLFAMTGVFFNFVLNDKRKGPVWNTIIWICLLLGTATFLSLYCRELFAQVHCPLKEKTFWGLVTPRSWSCHP; encoded by the exons GAGAAGCTGAAGACCTGGAGAAAATCACTGCTCACATCCAATGGAAGAGACACCTGGAG GTGATGAAGGCAAAGGTACTAGAAGAGGTACACAATCAGCTGAGTGATCTCTTGGACAAGACCTTGGAAGAAGCAGCTCATTCCAGACCCCAGCAATTGAGTGTGGTCCCAGCAAGGAAGCAAAGCAG AGAGAAGGGtcagctactgaagaagaaaGTCTTTGTCCCTCAACGGTCCTTGTTTGA CACGTTGTTGGAGATGGAACATTTCCGCACAATCCATCACATATTTGTGGCTCTGTTCTGTATCTTTGTCCTCAAACAAATCATTGTGGATTCCATCGATGAAGGACG TCTTGTTTTGGATTTCGAGCTCATAATCACTGCCTTTCGACAGCTGCCCACAGCATTCTTTGCCTGGCTCTGCATGTTCCTCTACACCTTATTTGTGCCCTACCAGGCCCTGCAAATATGGTCAGGCTGCTTGAAGATGACCAGGTTCCCCAACCTCTTGACGGTCACCTTGGTGTTGCTGGTGCTGCTCTGCCACGCTGCAGTGCTGGGCTTCTTCCCCATCTATGTTGCTGTCTACTGTAATTTGGGAATTGTCTCCCGTAATATTGTCCTCTTTGAGCAG GTCCGGTTCCTGGTGAAAAGCTACTCATTTCTGCGAGAATCGATGCCGCCTCTTCTCCATGCCAGGGACCAAATTG ggaagataAGCCCCCCTGAATTCTCAACCTACTTGTATTTTCTCTTCTGCCCTACTTTGATCTACAGAAAGAGCTATCCAAG AGATCCATACATCCGCTGGAGTTACGTTATCCAAAAACTGGTTGAG TTTCTGGCgggtatatatattataaatttatttatgaaatgctACTTCATCCCTAACTTCAGCAACATGCATAAGCAGCCCTTCACCATCAAAATCCTGCTGCTCTCCATCTTTGATTCAGTAATACCCG GGATACTTATTCTACTCATGATCTTCTATTTCTTCCTGGACTGCTGGCAAAACATATTTGCTGAGATCCTGCGCTTTGCAGACCGTTCTTTCTACAAG GACTGGTGGAATTCCACATCATTCTCTAAATTCTTTCGGTCATGGAATGGGATTGTACACGATTGGCTGTACTGCTATATTTATCAAGATTTTCTGTGG CTGATTGGAGGGAGAGCCCGAGGTGGAGCTATGCTCATTGCCTTCCTTTCGTCAGCGGTTTTCCATGAATACATGGTCACCTTGACTTTTGGCTTCTTCTATCCTGTCCTGTTTGTGCTTTTTGCCATGACTGGAG TGTTCTTTAACTTTGTTCTCAATGATAAGAGAAAAGGCCCTGTCTGGAACACCATCATATGGATATGCCTCCTTTTGGGCACAGCTACTTTTTTGTCCTTATACTGCCGAGAGTTATTTGCGCAGGTCCACTGTCCACTCAAGGAG aagaCCTTCTGGGGGCTAGTGACTCCACGTTCCTGGTCTTGCCACCCATAA